CTGTAGCTGTGTCTGCCTGGCTGGCACAAAGAGGCTGTATTACTGAGGTAACAACaggctggaaaaaagaaaacttgggTTCTGTGGCACATGTTTCTGAGCTTAACTGTTgccattattttcttctgtttgatTATGAAAGGAGAGCAGTGTTTGGCTTAAAAAGACAAGATGCTACCTGCATTAAATATTGTTGTAGAAGTTCCTTTCCATGTGTGATAAACGAAGTCATGAGCAGCTACTTCAATACTGCCATTAACTCATTCATTTAATTTGTGATCAGTATTTCTATTTAGGGCAAAGATGTACTTTGTTGTGTCTGGGGGATGTTGGGGGATGCTTCCCCAAGGAATAGAAGGGCTTTGTATGTAGAAATGAAGTTCAAATATTTGTACACACTTCTGGTGGCATTCCTTGCCTTTGCAACACTGTGCTGTGCACTGTGGCCAGTGAATGTTCTTCTTCCTGGTTCTAATTTTACATGAGCACTTGTCTGAGCTATGTCAGGTAATTAGATGAGTATTTACTCAAAGAGAGAGGTTTTTGTCCAGTCATTTATGCACTGCACATTGTACATTGCTTTATACATAAATGGGCTGTCTTTCTAGGGTTGTagctttttataaatttttttttaatataatgtgaTTTctatgtgtgttttttttttccccttcagatTTGACTTTTGTGACAGGTTCTCATATAGGTGAGTTAATAGTTTGGGATGCGCTTGACTGGACAAAGCTGGCATCTGAGTGCAACTTCTGGGACTCCTCTGTCCATCCAGATGTACAACCAGAAATAAAGTTATCCCAAAGCCCACATGAAACTTCAGTTCAACACTTAACATCTGATGAGGAGGTAAAAAGCTTCAGAGTAAATTACTTTAAGTAAGTTAGGATGATCTTACCACAGAAGATTGAGTGGTTTATATTTTCAGTTTCCTTGTTATGATATGAGTGGTTTCTTTTAAATGTGCACAGCTATTTTATATGGTCAGtagtttttatataaaatatttgctgttgaCCTATATGAAGGGTTTAATATGTTGATGGTATGGAAACTAACATAATGGACTGTCACAGCAGCGTTTCTTTTTGACTAATAAAGATTTATTACTTGTTTAAAATACCACtagagaaaagtaaaaatggGTGTGTGTTTTGATGGCATCATCTTTTGTATTCCAGCTTCTGGAAATAATGTTTTCCCAGTAATGCACCTGTTTGATCAGTTACAGCTGAGGTTACTGTGAGAATACTATGGGGTACTATTTAAGAGCAGGCATATGTTTACGCTTACTAGTAAATCAGTATTGCTCTTTCTGTTCAGGGGACTATCCAGAATTATATACTCAAATGTTTCCAAGATCCTGTCTACTATAGTCATGCTTTAGGGATAAATTCTTGGTCAGAATACTCAGTTAGAACTCAGTTTCATACAGCAAGCACTAAAAATACTCAGGTTGGTATTTAATTTTGTGAAATGTTACCAACATTTCACAAAATTAAATGTGGCAAAATAAAAGATCTTTCATTGTTGAGTTACGctgggattttgtttggggcATGTAGGTCCGTTTTTGAGAATGATTAAGAAAGAGATTAATGGAAATGGATTCAGATATATAAGCTGTAAAAACATAAAGGCTGTGGAAAAGCCTGAATAGAGGGTAAGGACCAAACAGTCACCTGACGCATTTGCCTCTTTCTGAATAGAAGTTTCCTAAAACACTGGAGTGAGAAATACTGTGGGAAGTTGGGGGGCTAAAAAGATGTGGCTGCCCTTAAAGGGGGGCTATATAGTGGTTTTGTTATCAATGCTTATTTCTACAATAAGccaaaaatgaattttatttagGATAAGTCCTGTAATTTAGCTTCAGAACACTTTGATTCCATGCTTGAAAGCTACATATGATGTGTTTTAAGGGAGTAGGAAAGAATTTGAGGAAGGACAGAAGTTTTCAAAACATTCAGTGTGGAATCTGGGGCTCCTGTCTTCCGTTCATGAGACTGAACTAACTAAATAAAtatgtgtgattttttttttaattgtgagagttTTGAATGATGGGAAGAAAAGGTTGTTCTAGTATTACATACCAAAATACTGCTTTTAAGGTAGTCCTATCTGTATTGCAAAGCTCCTCAAGGAGCTTAAAGTGTGGTGCAGAAATGTATTTGTCTAAGATATTATTTTGTTATGTGCTATCTCAAAGCAGGCCACTGCTTTTCATGTTAAACAATAGTGTAAAATGTATGTTTTCTCTGTCTTCCAGACTTGGTGGTTAGGTAGTTGGAGAAGATACACTTGTCTAGTTTGACACTGGGCTTGTAGGCAAAACatgattcagaaaaaaatgggatggTAAAAGTTTTCAAAACTAGGGAACAGTGCTAAGGAATACATCTGCTCTTCTGGTATGTGTGTTTAGCTTGCCTATTGATAGAACTGTACAATTCATGCTtcatatgttttattttcttggattTTGAGATgaccaggattttttctttattttgtgaaTAAAGAAGAGTGCTCCATGAAGAGCATCTTTTGCAAAGCTGTAAGATTGTATGGCTCAAGTTGGAAGAGTTATGTGGAAAGCCATTGAATTTGAACCTTATGCAAAGCTAAGATAATGGGCTtagtggtttgttttctgtcttgatTTCCTATTGGTGGTATCAGAAATCTGTTCAGCTTCAGTGCTCCCACAACAGATAcacataagagaaaaaaaaagaataaaaacctgAACAAAGAGTTTTGAACAATGTCAAAACATTGATGAGTGTATACAGGAAATTTTAGTCGAAAGACCCTAGGCTACAAGTTGTACAAAATGTTGACAGACGTGCAATATTAATGTTTGGGTTGTGTAAATGGAAACTGGCTGTTCAGGGAAATGTTCCTAAACACTGTCATCTAAACAAGGCATGTTCAAAACTGCAAATATGTACTGAATGGAAACCTTTTGCACTCTTCTGGTACTGAATACTAATCATGTGTACATGCACAGGATTGTACACTTGTCCTCTGTAAGTTCATCAAAAGACATGAAACGGTCCAGGTCCAAAGATCTGTAAACTGTTTCGGGTGTCTTAGGGTCATGATGGTTATGAGGTGGAATGCCTGCAATCTTTTGAAGAAGAGCATTGATTGCAAAATGCAGTATTGCATAATACTTTGCTATGACAAGAGTTCCTTTTCTGAATTCAGTAGAGTTCAAATTCTTGAGCAAGGTCTCTTTATCCATCTCTGCCTTTAATTAAGAATAATAGTAGTTTTTCTTGATAAAACAAGGGCTTTTCAAAACATGGGACATTATTTTAGTGTAAGAACATGAGCATTTAATTACAGAAGTGTATTGATTGGTTGGTATCCTTAGTTTCTGCTTAGACTCTGAAGAACAGGATGAAAATACAAACATAAAATTACTGCTTATAAATATAGGATTATATCCcacatttgcttttaaaaaatccatctcTTTTTATAACTTGCCAATTTCATATGTTTGAGGTAAAGCAATAACATGAGGATAGAAACAAGCTAGGTCATAGTATCATTGGAAATCCATTATATGCAAGGTGATTCTTCGGTATCTGTTTCTGTAAGTTGTTCTATtgaattttctttccagtgtgtgtttgctgctgttggGAAAGGCATATACGTATATAATCTTCAAATGAAGCGTGTGATTGCCTGCCAGAGAACTGCTCATGACTCCTCTGTGCTGCACATTGAGAAGCTTCCAAACAGGTACAAAAAACATAGTACATTTTGTTAATGcaataaagaaaagcaaaacctggAAGGGTGACTAGATACAGACTGCAAAGCTACATTGGATTTCTAGGGCAGGGACTTGATTTTCAGTTTGAGCTGCTTTTATTAGGTAGAGCTTGTTATCTGATTTTGCAAAATTTGTTATTGTAATTCAATGGGAAAACCTATATTTCCAGTATGACTGGTACACAGGCTGAAAATACCTCAGCTATTTTCAAAATGAGATTTGATGAAGCACTTTTGTTTGTATTGTGAAAATGTAGCTTAATGGCATTTTACTAATAGAAAGCAAAGGCATAGAgcatatatttttcattaaatattttataacacTTGAGGTGTTTttacaaaaattaataaacttgCCATTTCTGTTTCTTAGTGCAGAGTTTCTAGCTGGAACTTTTGGCAGCCAACTTGGACAAGTTgctgcatatatatgtatatgctgTAATATACCATAGATAATAGTACTAGATCCCGTTATGTTCTTGTTCAATGGGGCAAAATCTGCCAGAAGATAAAAACTGATGCCTTGGTCTTGTAACTGCATGTATGCTAAGCTGTTCTAAATGTGTAATGAAACAGAGTACCTTTCCTTTCATTATtcttctgtaagaaaaatagGGTTTTGCTTAATGAAAGTGAACTTACAGAAACGAGTTAGAGGAACTGTATTTGCAGAGTCTAGACTGGTTGTGTTTTGGTTTACATAGTGGTATGCTTTCAATATGGAGTtgaaaaggtttatttttttccacttcttctAAATATCTGTTATACTTTGTTCTGCtactaattttgttttctgtggaaCATCTGTACACCCTGCTACATTTAAGAGTTCTAGTAAACTTGTATAGAACCTGAGGGACTTACTGTCTCTTTCATAGAGGCATCACAAGGTGATTTGCACAGGTAAGTATCCATGCTAGTGTTGCTTATCAACTGTTTTTACAGGCAGCTGATCTCCTGTTCAGAAGATGGCAGTGTGCGCATTTGGGAActcagagaaaagcagcagctgccagctgaaCCAGTTCCGACAGGTTTGCTAGTAGTGGGGAGTGAAAGGAGCATTTAAAAACTCAGTATTTAACATATAGGAATAGAGAGGCTTTCGGGCATTGTAAAGAGTGATAATGTCTTGTGTTTAACCAGCTGATTACAGGTGTGGGAGGGAAGCTGAAGAGAGTGTGATTTCAAGTACTCCAAGATCTGATATGGGATGATAGAAGATCCAGCTGAAGCAATTCTGTGCCATAAGGCTTACTTACAGTTTACAGCTGTATGagccagttaaaaaaaaaaaaaacctgacaaaCCTTGATCCTTTCTTCCTTGTACCAAACAGTATTGAATTCTATACCGTACAAGAGTAAGGACCTTGTGATGAAAGCTTGCAGATAAGCAGCTGGGAGTGTTTTCCACATCTCCTCTTTGAATTTAGAATTATATTGGGACTTACAGTTTGGAACTGTATCCAAACTCACATACTGCCTCTGGGCACTGCAGTCCTCAGAGCTAGTTGATTGTGTTACAAGGAGCATTTTCCCCAAGTAAAgatattcacagaatcacagaatgggtaagaTTGAAAGGTTCTACAGTGAGTCATGTGGTCCAGCCTCCCTACTCAAACAGGGTGATCCTGGAACACATGGCagaggattgtgtccagatggtttTAGAGTAtttccagtgagggagactccacaacctctgggcaacctgttccattGTTCAGTCACTGACACAGTAAAGGAGTTCTTCGTCttattcaggtggaacttcctgtgcatcagtgtCTGCCAATTGCCTCTTCTCCTACTACTCAGCGCCTCTGAGAAGAGCCTGGTCCATTGTCTTAATACCTCTCTTCAGATATTGATAGGcattgatgaggtcccctctcaaGGCTGATCAGGCTCAGTGTCTTCAGCCTATCCAGATGCTCCAGTCCTCTCATTATTTTTACAGCCTTCTGCTTGACCAGCTTGCTTGTCCTGGGAagtccagaactggacacagtgctcctggggacaccttgcTAGGGCTGAGTacaggggcaggatcaccttccatgacctgctggcaatgctcttcccAATGCCCCCCAGGATACCATTGGCATTCTTGGTCacaaggacacactgctggctcatggacagcttcTTGTCTACCAGGTTCTTCtccacagggacccccaggttcttttccacagagctgctccccagcaggtcAGCCCCAGGTGCCTGAGGCTGTTCCTCCCCACGTGCAGGACCCTTCATTTGCCTTTGTTGACTTTCAGTTGGTTcttctctgcccatctctcccttctgaagggctgcacagcactCCAGAGCATTGGCCATTCCTCCCAGCATTGTGTTCTCAGTGAATTTGCTGGGGAGACACATTCCACCTTTTACAAGCCAAGAATGGACAAGTTAAACAGTTCTGGGCCCAGTATTAAACCTTGCAGGACTCTGCCAGTGACAGGGCTCCAACTGTGCCACTGATTTTGAGCCACTGGGATCTGTTGTTCAGCCAGTTCTTGATCCACCTCACTGTATACTCATCCAGCCCACATCCCTGAGTTTGTCTGTGAGGATGTTCTGGGAGTCAGTGTTGTAATCCCTGCTGAAGTCAAGTAGACAGTATCCACTACTTTACCCTCATCCATCCAAGTAATTGTTTCATTGTAGAAGGCAAATAGGTCAGTCAAACATGGCTTACCTTTGTTGAACCTGTGCTGCCTGTTCCTGATCACCATCTTGTCATCCAGGTAGATAGAGATGGTCTCCAGAATTAAGTGCTCCATCACTTTCCCAGGGATTGAGGTGAGGCTGACAGGCTGGTAGATTCTCTTTTGAAGACCAGGgtgacatttgctttcttccagtCTTCAGCACCTCTCCTGATCTCCATGACCTTTTAAAGATGATCATGAGGAGCCTTGCAGTGGTGTCCACCAGCCCTCTGAGCGCTTGTGGATGCATCCACTCAGGGCTCATTGACTTGGAAATGTCAGGCTTGCCTAGATGGCTTCTAACCTAATTCTCCTTGACAAAGGGAAAGGCTTCCTTCCAGCATTCCTTTATCCTGGTCTCCTGGGTCAGAGAATACCGAGGGCTGGTCTTGTCACTGAGGACTGAAGCGAAGTACAGTACCTGACTTCTCCGCATTCTGGCCTGCAGGGTCCCTCCCTCCATTTAGGAACAGCCCTACATTATCcttagttttcattttgttcttgatGTATTTGAAGAAGCCCTTCTTGTCTTTGACACCCTTGGCCAGTTTAAATTCCAGATGGGTCTTGGCCTTCCTTGTCTCATTTTTACTTAGTCTTACAGCCTCTCTGTATTTTCAGCTGGCCTGACCCTGCTTCCATCTCCTGTGTATTTCCTGCTTATGCTTGAGTAATGACAGTTCCTTTGTAGTACTTGCTACTCTTCGTCCAGGCTCCCTTGCACACTGGCAGTTGGGATCTTTGACAGGTGCTCTGGACAGTATAGTTCATGTCAAGGACTGGGAACAGCAACACTATTGCTCTTCtgttggaatttttttattcaagATGTGAATAATTTTCCTGGTGTATCTTGTTTACCTAGCTATTCATCTCTCGTTGGTaacttttgaaaatgtatttttactgCCTAGGTTGATTTAGAAACACTTTTTCAGGAATATTCCATCTTCAGCATTGCTGGTGACAGCCTGATCTACACAGTGACAAGTGGTGTTTGGCTTCACATTATAAATTTATAACTTCAGTGAATTAAGATGTTTGGAAAAAACCTTAGGGAGATATTGCTGTTGATTTGcactctttttattttagggATCCCCTGAGAAGCTGTTCACCTCACCAGTTATCTCCCTTGAACCAGGGCCATGATTTAGCACAATTCTAGTTTTATGTGCTGATAGGGCTGAGGGAAGAATTGGGAATAAAGTCTGAACTGCGTTGTCAACAGAACCCAACCTTCTTACTTGTGTCAATACTGTTACACAGttctgggggctgtggctgtgtaCTTTTGTGCAATCTAAATGGAACATGTGAAGTACTGTCTACACTCCACATTTGCTGATAGTTTTTGCTGAAGGAAGGAGGCAATGAGCCAGCACTTAGATGCTGTAGTGCAGAACATACAGAGAAGAGATTGGTGCCTCATTTTTGTGCTCTTTGCACAAGTAACAATTTAGGTGGGCAGAGCAAAGATAAACACCTGCATAAACTTGTCCTGCATGTACCTTTGCTGTTCAGTTAATTCTTTTAGGAAGTCTTTGTATTTGTTCCTAAATCTGTATATTGTCTCATCCAAGTGTGTAATTGAGCATGTTATCTAAATTACATTGTGGCACAAGTAGCTatatttccttcttctctcaAGATGAATAATACAGATGCTAAAGAGCTGCACAGTACAGTGCTTCTGTCTTTGCCATGCAGAGTGTCCTGCTTTTAGATTTTATGTGGCTTTTGTAGTTCTCTCTTTAGctagaagaaataatttgtatttgtgatttttgtcaaaataagagatttttttcccctctcagggTTTTTCAACATGTGGGGATTTGGAAGGACAAACAAGCAGGCAAACCAAGCTGCTAAGAAGATGCAGGAGAATACACCTGTGTATTTCTTGGAGCTGGTTGGTGATTTGATTGGTCATTCATCAGCTGTGCAGGTAGGTCAGCATTAGTAAGAATGAGAAAAAGTGAATGTTAGTAAGTAACATAAATTTGACAGTGTTTTTTGAGCTGTAACTTTTAACTGTCTGCCTCTGGAGGCTAGGAGCcttttgtggtatttttagTGCAGTGTGAAAACACTCAGTATACACACTGACTTAATATTCTAATGACAACTTGCTCACTGATGCCTGAGGACTGTGTTTGCACGTAAATGCTAGAGATAATCTGACAGAGTATTTGGCTTCATTTAGAGACTGCAGACAATACAGCTGGGAACGTGTACATGACCCAGATTTCATCTGAAGTTCACAATCTAAAGAAGGATTCCTACAAAAAAAACTGAAACCAAAACACACAGTGTTATTTCTTAACCCTCCATGCTGTGAGCATTAAGGAGGTCTTTTAACTTAAGCAGTACTATCAGTATTGTTCCATGCTTCTGTTTGCCTAAAATAGCAGGTGTTCATTTTAAATGGCATTTTCCCTCCACACTTTTCTGTCACAAGGTATTGGAGTAACAAAGCACTTTGTTACAGTGGACTTTTACACACGTTcttggcaggagcagggagaagggcagCCAGAAGGGGATAGCATGGTTCTTGAGTAGCTTTGCTCACAGGCATTCATGAGGCAGACTGGATTTCAGACTGCTGCTGCTAAAACCTGAAAGCTGTTCTTTAATAGCTAAGGTGAACCTTTCTGCTAAAGGGATTTCTTCAAGgctctctttccctttctgccatctttcttttgaaaaactGTTGGAGGGGGGTCTTAACCACTTGGAAGGTTGCTCTCTAAGCAAGGGGACATAGTGTGTAATTCAGCAAGAGAAGTAAAGAAGGTGAGAGGCATACATTGGGTCTTGGCTGAGATGCAGAGCAAAGGAGTAATGGAGGTGATGGTGGATGTGATTTCCTGCAGTGTTCTACATatggaaaattttgggattttttaaactCTGGGAATATGGGAGCTGTTGAGGAAGAAAATATCGAGTAGTGATGAAATGTGATGGCCAAGATGAGGACTTGGCAGACTATGTCTACTGGAACCCTGTAGCTATTAAGTGAGCATTCCCAGGGCAGGTAGGCTTTGGCCTGAATGCTTCCCCTAGACAGATCCCTTTAACAAACTGAAGAATTAGGGCATTGTGAGTATGCCATAGTGACATCACAGGTTCCATTGGCTGTCATGTGTGACTGCAGTTAGTGGTTAATCTTAGGCAGTCTTGTGATGATCTCAGAAGTCAGGGGTTAACTCATGATTTGTCAGCTCTATTGGTCTTGCAAAATCCTTCCTCTGGTGCTGTACTTCCCTCCAGTATTATGTTTCTTGCTTGTTTAACTTCCTCTGTGTGACTAGGCATGTGTCTGTCCCAGCTGTTTGTCCTTTGATCTTTCCAGGCCTGCTGCTAACTCTACTGTGTTGTaggggggaggggggacagTGTACCTAGTGAACACAACACTTCTGTTCCCAAGAACCTAGATCAGAGTTTGTGCAAGTTGTTCACTCTTCTACTGCTGACTTGAAACAAGTTTCTTCAGAATTCTGTCCTTTAACTTACCTATCTATAAGTTAAGTTACCTATCACTGCTTTTTTAGACGGAGATCTTTCAGTATGAAGTGACTAAAGAGTTTGTTTCTGTGTAGCAATTTTATGGCATCTCTAACATACAGTATGTAATTTTGTATTCCTGTTTATAAGCAGAGGAATATCAGATACATATGTTTGTTTAGTCCAGCTATACACAAAATAATTAAGCAAGTTGACTATCTCATGCAAGCATTATGGTAATAATAGTTGTTTCATTGCAGATGTTCCTGTACTTTGGTGAACTGGGATTGGCTACATGCTCTGCTGACCACCTCATTATTTTGTGGAAGGATGGTGAACGAGAATCTAGCCTCCGCAGTTTAACACTATTTAAAAAATTGGCACAGAATGGTGATTTGCAGCTCAAACTTTAAATTGTTTGAATACAGGCTGTATATGTGTAAACTGGATGTGTTTTAAATATGAGTGTAAAGAATCTGGGAGTCTGACTTCTAGTAGAACTTACACTTAATGTCATGTGTTATATTGGAACTTCTCTTAGTTGCTACTCTTCTCAAAGGGggattttgcattttgttaCACTCTGTCAGCAGAAATGGTGTTCTCTTGAAAGACTGAAGGTAATAATGACTCATTAAATAGTTTCTAGTATTATtccaaatgtttaaaattatcATGAGTGAATGTCAAAATTAAGAATTGGGAAATACAGTAGATGGATCATAATTAAAGCAGTTGAGGGCATCCACAGTGCTATGTGCAGGAAGAAGGCATGGGAAGAAATCTGCAGCTTCCTGCTCAAATTTATTTCTATAAGCTGAACTTTCCTCACTGACGGCTCAGATTTGTGTGTATACAGAAAGCCTGAAAGAAAGCATTCTTAAATAGAAATTTTGCACTTCAAGTTAATATCCTGCATCaatagtaaggaaaaaaaaaaaggtaggtAATGCCAGTTTGTCAGGTTCTAATTTTTGGCAAACTGAGGTACACAGAAACTGTTTACTAGTAGTAGCTGAAGTTTCACTTGGGTTAGCCTACATTACTGGACTTTATACAGCATTACCATTACACCATTACCAAGTTTAGCATGCAGTGTGATTAGTTTAGCTTAGTCTTTCCATAGTGCATTCATCAAATTAAATTGTATCTAATAAAATGCATTTGCCTTACCATGAATTTTCAGAATCCTTTCTTAAGCAGTAGGAGTTGATATTTCAATAGTAGTGAAACTGTGTTTTGCCATATGAATACTAAATTCTCAACTGAAGTCTGACTGCAGAGAAAGCTGCATCAAGTTTGTAAGGTAAATAGTATTTCagggttaaaaaaataagtagCTCAGTGCACAGATACTAAGAGTCTGTGCTAACAATAGCTAAACAGGAGTagggaaagaaatgcaaactaaaacaaagcccaaaccacagcaacaaaaacacaaaagcaaaaaatcgAATCAACACACAAGCAAGTAAATAAtcccctctcccccctcccctctgtTGTtgccaacaacaacaacaaaaaaaaaacaaactgaaaaatgaaacagttaAACCCAGAAATGATACTAAGACAGCATGAGGAAGGACAATATAATGAGTGGTACATTACCATTTGAACAGAGAAGAGCtagggaaaagggaaagtttGGGAACTTAGTGGTCATAAAACTATGTAGAAGATGGTGCTACTATCCTCAGGTCTACTCAGGAGATACAGCACTTAAATGGTGTGGGAATAAGTCTTGTGCAACTTTTCAGTGCCATCTCTTCCCTTTGAATCACTGAGAATTGTTTTCAGTACAGGAAACTATGTGGCTCTAATTCCAGACCTCAGATACAGTGGCTCATGTAGGAAAGGCATTTGGATTACAGCTGAGGATAACATTCCTTTGGGTATATGGTATTAAACTTGAGAGAGGAAAGCATGTTAAGTTTACATTGCTTCAGCTTGTCTTCTTCAGCAGATTATGCATTTTTGGCTTACCCAGGAGAAGCTGGGGAGATAAAATGtctctttggattttttttgttgttttaattgcAGAATAACTATTTGGTTGTCTATAGTGCTTGTGTGTACACACTGTTATGACACCTTTACAGTGAAAGCttatgaaacagattttttggAGAGTCCCTGTTACCATCAATTATAACTACAGAGAAGGAAGGTCATATTTTTATAATGTCTTCTTCTAGCATG
This genomic window from Zonotrichia leucophrys gambelii isolate GWCS_2022_RI chromosome Z, RI_Zleu_2.0, whole genome shotgun sequence contains:
- the WDR41 gene encoding WD repeat-containing protein 41 isoform X2, with translation MQSHLQKSSVQTIGEEQIQNPYTELLVLKGHQDIVRFLVQIDDCRFASAGDDGIIFLWNAETGEKLHELHGHTHKITAIAPFSSSDVAEEKTNLIITASADRTVIVWDCTSGRQVQKVSCFHSTVKCLTVLQRLNVWLSGGSDLCVWNQKLDLLCKTSHLTDAGISALVELPKNCVAAAVGKELIIFRLSASNNGSEGWNILEVKRLVDHQDNISSLVSVNDLTFVTGSHIGELIVWDALDWTKLASECNFWDSSVHPDVQPEIKLSQSPHETSVQHLTSDEECVFAAVGKGIYVYNLQMKRVIACQRTAHDSSVLHIEKLPNRQLISCSEDGSVRIWELREKQQLPAEPVPTGFFNMWGFGRTNKQANQAAKKMQENTPVYFLELVGDLIGHSSAVQMFLYFGELGLATCSADHLIILWKDGERESSLRSLTLFKKLAQNGDLQLKL